In Carassius auratus strain Wakin chromosome 46, ASM336829v1, whole genome shotgun sequence, the following proteins share a genomic window:
- the LOC113063743 gene encoding serine/threonine-protein kinase NIM1-like has protein sequence MQPCIGLLQEHSALSSCKMPARASQVSPQVHRHNIYTLTDSSECGSEPEEDADPSKHLTPLEKLTLEMCNDEEIIKELTVGRRVGFYKVRGQIGCGNFSKVKLAIHALTKDKVAIKIMDKMRLDLQTQRMLSKEISSMESLYHPNLLQLYEVLETPSRLYLVLELAGGGDLHTRISSGGKLCDQESKIVFAQILSAVKYMHEKNIIHRDLKAENVLYTTNSCIKVADFGFSTRVNNRNQVLDTFCGSPPYSAPELFKDESYIGPPVDVWAMGVLLYFMVTGTLPFRADTVAKLRQSVLEGTYILPTWVSAPCQRLIRGILKAEPLERCALDQMLGCEWLLPVELFRPMPPLYQLNPIHLIEAGPGELDRDQEEVKGIMEKLGVTQEHILNNQGKRIRSPITGVYRILLHRVKKNNGAESAPIISGVVKDPKRDSLRAYRNLRHTSKLCVLS, from the exons ATGCAGCCATGCATTGGTCTTCTACAAGAGCACAGCG CCTTAAGCAGCTGCAAAATGCCTGCAAGGGCAAGTCAGGTGTCGCCGCAGGTGCATCGGCACAACATTTACACTCTGACGGACAGCTCAGAATGTGGGTCAGAGCCGGAAGAGGATGCAGACCCTTCCAAGCATCTAACACCCCTGGAAAAGTTAACTCTGGAAATGTGCAATGACGAAGAAATAATAAAGGAACTGACAGTGGGTAGAAGGGTGGGCTTCTACAAGGTCCGCGGTCAGATCGGCTGTGGAAACTTTTCGAAGGTCAAACTGGCCATCCATGCCCTCACCAAAG ACAAGGTTGCCATTAAGATCATGGATAAGATGAGGCTCGACCTGCAGACCCAGAGGATGCTGTCTAAAGAAATCTCCAGCATGGAGAGCTTATATCACCCAAACCTACTGCAGCTCTATGAGGTACTGGAGACGCCAAGTCGGTTGTACCTGGTTTTGGAGCTCGCCGGAGGAGGAGATCTCCACACCAGAATCAGCTCCGGTGGAAAACTCTGTGACCAAGAAAGCAAGATTGTATTCGCCCAAATCCTGTCAGCAGTTAAATACATG CATGAGAAAAATATCATCCATCGTGATCTGAAGGCGGAAAATGTTCTTTATACAACCAACTCCTGCATAAAAGTGGCAGATTTTGGCTTCAGCACGAGGGTCAACAATCGCAACCAAGTCCTAGACACCTTTTGCGGTTCTCCTCCTTATTCAGCTCCAGAACTTTTCAAAGATGAGTCTTACATCGGGCCACCTGTGGATGTGTGGGCAATGGGCGTCCTACTTTATTTCATGGTGACTGGCACATTGCCTTTCCGCGCTGACACTGTGGCCAAGTTGCGCCAAAGCGTGCTGGAGGGTACCTACATCCTGCCAACCTGGGTATCAGCTCCATGTCAGCGGCTGATCAGGGGGATCTTGAAGGCAGAACCTTTAGAGCGATGCGCACTAGACCAGATGCTGGGCTGCGAGTGGCTGCTTCCAGTGGAACTCTTCCGGCCTATGCCTCCCTTATACCAGCTCAACCCCATCCATCTAATAGAGGCCGGCCCAGGGGAGTTAGACAGAGACCAGGAAGAGGTAAAAGGTATCATGGAGAAACTGGGAGTCACTCAGGAACATATTCTCAATAACCAAGGAAAGCGTATTCGCAGTCCCATTACAGGGGTTTACCGCATACTACTGCacagagttaaaaaaaacaatggagcTGAGTCTGCGCCTATCATCAGTGGAGTCGTCAAAGATCCTAAAAGAGACAGTCTCCGTGCTTACAGGAACCTACGACACACCTCAAAACTGTGTGTGCTTTCTTAA
- the LOC113064226 gene encoding growth hormone receptor-like, giving the protein METALLICILLACAVATQTVPPTIQGQTSTRPHLTGCFSRELMTFHCQWETGSLQNHTELEDLSLFYMLKKDSKKWVECPSYSSIKKNECYFDSSNTIIWYPYVVQLRSRSLDVVYDEISFNVEDIVFPDPPVGLNWTLLKMGSTGLIYDVVVSWDPPPSAAENVKIGWILLVYETQYREKGSEQWNSLNNGKDTQAHIYGLQSSIEYEVRARAKMRGYNFGVFSDSIFILVPNIESRIPITAVLVFAAIGIAIILMLVVVSHQQKLMVIFLPPVPGPKIKGIDPTLLQKGQMSEFTSILGTQLGLRPELYSNDPWVEFMEVDIDEPHDSQEELLVSDSPQMSSSFRDDDSGRASCCDPDLSDHDQTDHLHHHLPSNHDGFHPLTRAQSGPEQPAAVCPQDTTWSNSLYSQVSDVTRCGEVVLSPEQQEIRKDKDHNKREEIQQLVVIPDERGYTSEFVASTISTNQNKPNPPADQSQNQEPHSAFRDLQILSTETVTSPQSTAFPILALPTSPEYTMIDGVDWKNSLLLKPNTPTAPQKAAVTLPTPEGYLTPD; this is encoded by the exons GTCAGACTTCAACACGGCCTCATCTGACTGGCTGCTTCTCACGAGAGCTGATGACTTTCCACTGTCAGTGGGAGACTGGATCCCTCCAGAACCACACAGAACTCGAGGATCTGAGTCTTTTCTACatgttaaaaaa GGATTCTAAGAAATGGGTGGAATGTCCAAGTTACAGTTCCATAAAGAAAAATGAATGCTACTTTGATTCCAGTAATACCATTATATGGTACCCTTACGTGGTCCAGCTGCGTTCACGCTCTCTTGatgttgtttatgatgaaattTCCTTCAACGTGGAAGACATTG TGTTTCCAGACCCACCTGTGGGACTGAACTGGACACTTTTGAAAATGGGCTCAACTGGCTTAATCTATGACGTGGTTGTGAGTTGGGATCCACCCCCATCTGCTGCAGAGAATGTGAAAATAGGATGGATCTTGCTGGTATACGAGACACAGTACAGAGAAAAGGGTTCAGAACAGTGGAACTCA CTGAATAATGGCAAAGACACACAGGCGCACATCTATGGTCTGCAAAGCAGCATTGAATATGAAGTCAGAGCCAGGGCAAAAATGAGAGGCTACAACTTTGGTGTCTTCAGTGACTCCATCTTTATACTTGTTCCTAACATAG AATCAAGAATTCCTATTACAGCTGTGTTGGTCTTCGCTGCCATTGGTATCGCAATTATTTTGATGCTGGTGGTAGTTTCACATCAACAAAA GTTAATGGTGATTTTCCTGCCACCAGTCCCTGGACCAAAAATCAAAGGAATTGATCCTACGCTTTTACAG AAAGGTCAAATGAGTGAATTCACGTCAATCTTAGGCACCCAGTTGGGCTTGCGGCCAGAACTGTACAGCAACGATCCATGGGTAGAGTTCATGGAGGTGGACATAGACGAACCGCATGACAGCCAGGAGGAGCTCCTCGTCTCTGATTCGCCTCAAATGTCCAGTAGTTTCAGGGATGATGACTCAGGTCGGGCTAGCTGCTGTGATCCAGACCTGTCAGATCATGATCAAACTGATCACCTACATCACCATTTGCCCAGCAACCATGATGGTTTCCACCCATTGACACGTGCACAATCTGGGCCAGAGCAACCTGCAGCTGTCTGTCCACAAGACACAACCTGGTCAAACAGCCTTTACTCACAAGTGAGTGATGTCACTCGATGTGGTGAAGTTGTGCTTTCTCCTGAACAACAAGAAATTCGGAAGGATAAAGACCACAATAAAAGGGAAGAAATCCAACAGTTGGTAGTGATTCCTGATGAAAGAGGCTACACCTCTGAGTTTGTTGCCAGCACAATCAGCACCAACCAAAATAAACCAAACCCACCGGCAGACCAATCACAGAATCAAGAACCACACAGTGCATTCAGAGACCTTCAAATCCTGAGCACTGAAACAGTTACGTCGCCACAGTCCACTGCATTTCCCATCCTTGCACTGCCTACCAGTCCAGAGTACACCATGATAGATGGCGTGGACTGGAAAAACAGTCTCCTCCTGAAACCTAATACACCAACCGCTCCACAGAAGGCAGCGGTGACTTTGCCAACTCCTGAAGGGTACTTGACTCCTGACTAG